From the genome of Nicotiana tabacum cultivar K326 chromosome 2, ASM71507v2, whole genome shotgun sequence:
GATGATGCAGGAGCCCCGCTTGTTGTAACATTTCTTCCATAGCCTCCAGCCAAACCATATAAACTATCATCACCCCCATAACCAAGATTACCACTTTGGTTAGAAACATTTCCTCCACCTTGGGATGAAATTGAAGATGATCCCCAAACTCCAGTGTTGCTAAAATTTCCAGACCCCATGTTCCCACTCCCAGATACCGCAAAGTTGGTAGAGCTTGTGGAATTAGTTCCATACCCCAGTCCCCCATTTCCCCACAAATTCCGAGTTGCTGAGCTGAAGAATGAGCTATTTCCTCCATTTCCCCCCTCAAAACCAATAGGACCACCAAATCTATTCGAACTATTAACGTAATAAGGGCTCAGTCCTCGACCGTAGCTCAAGCTGCTGTTGAAGTTTGCATTTCCCCCATATCCTGGGCTTAACCCTGGTTCAAAATTAAGACCCATTCCATAACCAGAACCAAATGGAGCAAAACCACTCCTACCTCCAGCAGCAATGGGGCTAAATCTACCGTCCATTCTGACTCCATATCCTCCAACTGTATTCGGAGAGTATCCTTGTGTGTAACCATTAAGGAAGTTATTGATCCTACTTAATGGAAAGTTATTGTAGCCACCAAGTCTTGGACCTGGCGATAACTCTTTGGGGACAGCACGCTTGACCTCAACCATTTTACCATTCAGCTCATGGAAGGTCTTAAGCAATACTTTATCCACTGCATCCTCTGAATCATAGGTTATGAACCCAAAGCCTCTTGGTCTCTGAGTGTTATGGTCGTACATAACCACTACATCTGTGATTGTTCCAAATTGCTCAAAGTAGGTCTTGAAGTCACTCTCAGTTACAGTGGATGCTAAACCTCCAACAAAGATTTTTCTTGTACGTCCTGGACCAGGAGAACCCTGAATGCTAGTACTGCTTCTACTTATTGTGCTCTGGTCATCCCTCGGAACAGCTTTCTTCGCTTCAACCTGAAAAATAAGTGGACCATGA
Proteins encoded in this window:
- the LOC107767326 gene encoding heterogeneous nuclear ribonucleoprotein 1; translated protein: MQSDLGKLFIGGISWDTNEERLKEYFSTYGEVLEAVIMKDRTTGRARGFGFIVFADPAVADRVIKEKHNIDGRMVEAKKAVPRDDQSTISRSSTSIQGSPGPGRTRKIFVGGLASTVTESDFKTYFEQFGTITDVVVMYDHNTQRPRGFGFITYDSEDAVDKVLLKTFHELNGKMVEVKRAVPKELSPGPRLGGYNNFPLSRINNFLNGYTQGYSPNTVGGYGVRMDGRFSPIAAGGRSGFAPFGSGYGMGLNFEPGLSPGYGGNANFNSSLSYGRGLSPYYVNSSNRFGGPIGFEGGNGGNSSFFSSATRNLWGNGGLGYGTNSTSSTNFAVSGSGNMGSGNFSNTGVWGSSSISSQGGGNVSNQSGNLGYGGDDSLYGLAGGYGRNVTTSGAPASSYPASNGSYDGALADLYSGGLGYSDSAWRSANSERDGSGSIGYGLGTAPSDMPPKSSASYVGGYGVGKRQTNRGIGG